The Impatiens glandulifera chromosome 3, dImpGla2.1, whole genome shotgun sequence genome contains a region encoding:
- the LOC124930138 gene encoding uncharacterized protein LOC124930138: MTNFLRVVKAVTPFIPAEVFSDELKGNVGKNSEEELSLSYSLSDIWEAFIEWSCYGRGVPTLLNEELVTQYYVPSLSAIQLYIDPFLSDANGSWNLSKITGISLDKSIDDSNSNGKLLYEFFETEVPYKRMSLTDKALSLASTFPELNTMKSCDLLSTSWISVAWYPIYRNSMASTFKELDACFLTYHSLSTHSTRYPHIKVNGGKKDGKPINGAQDKKPMIPLPVFGLTCYKYKGSLLCPNKDHECEKENSLLQAAEDWIRDRKVLHHDYEFFRSHQWM; the protein is encoded by the exons ATGACTAACTTTTTACGTGTTGTGAAAGCCGTTACTCCATTCATTCCCGCGGAAGTTTTCTCAGACGAg TTGAAGGGAAATGTTGGAAAAAATTCAGAAGAAGAACTGAGTCTTTCTTATTCACTAAGTGATATATGGGAAGCGTTTATTGAGTGGAGTTGTTATGGAAGAGGAGTGCCAACATTGTTGAATGAAGAACTAGTTACTCAATACTATGTTCCATCCCTATCCGCCATACAACTATACATCGATCCATTTCTTAG TGATGCAAATGGTTCTTGGAATTTGTCGAAGATTACTGGGATCTCATTAGATAAGTCTATAGATGACTCTAATTCGAATGGGAAgcttttatatgaattttttgaaaCTGAAGTACCATATAAAAGAATGTCTTTAACTGATAAG GCTTTATCTCTTGCATCCACATTTCCAGAGCTTAATACAATGAAAAGTTGTGATCTATTATCAACAAGCTGGATTTCTGTGGCATg GTATCCAATTTATAGAAATTCAATGGCATCAACATTTAAGGAACTTGATGCATGTTTCTTGACATATCACTCATTGTCCACACATTCTACAA GATATCCTCATATAAAAGTTAATGGTGGTAAGAAGGATGGGAAGCCTATTAATGGTGCACAAGATAAAAAACCAATGATTCCATTACCAGTGTTTGGACTCACTTGCTACAAGTATAAGGGTTCTCTTTTGTGTCCCAACAAAGATCATGAATGCGAGAAGGAAAACTCTCTTCTACAAGCTGCCGAAGACTGGATTCGTGACCGAAAGGTTCTTCATCATGATTATGAGTTCTTTCGATCCCACCAGTGGATGTGA